The proteins below are encoded in one region of Maribacter aestuarii:
- a CDS encoding polysaccharide deacetylase family protein, translating to MNNGSFVISLDFELMWGVRDNRTIDSYGANVEGVRIALPMMLELFRKYNIKATFATVGFLFAKTKKELLAYVPVNKPAYANNNLSPYNGYFELLKNSESEDNYHYGFSLINMLKQYPEQEIASHTFSHYYCLEPGQTAKAFEEDLKSAIAIARKNQVNLKSLVFPRNQFNKDYLKICSNLGITSFRGNENAKYYKAVPGAGDTMVKKIIRIVDMYLNLSGHNLSDLGTISKTFPYNIPSSRFLRPYNSKLRLFEILRLIRIKRSMTYAAKNSKVYHLWWHPHNFGQNQKMNFKILEAILQHYQFLSSKYNFESMTMNEITARIEKLK from the coding sequence ATGAATAACGGCTCTTTTGTAATATCGCTGGATTTTGAGTTAATGTGGGGAGTTAGGGACAATCGAACTATTGATAGCTACGGAGCAAATGTTGAAGGTGTTCGAATTGCCCTTCCTATGATGCTTGAACTTTTTAGGAAATATAATATCAAAGCCACTTTTGCCACTGTGGGATTTTTATTCGCAAAGACAAAAAAGGAGTTATTGGCATATGTGCCAGTTAACAAACCAGCTTACGCAAATAATAATCTTTCACCCTATAATGGATATTTTGAGTTACTAAAAAATTCTGAATCTGAAGATAATTATCATTATGGATTTTCTTTAATTAATATGTTAAAACAATATCCAGAACAAGAGATAGCATCTCATACCTTTTCTCATTATTACTGCTTGGAACCTGGACAAACAGCAAAAGCTTTTGAAGAAGATTTAAAATCTGCTATTGCAATCGCAAGGAAGAATCAAGTAAACCTTAAAAGCTTGGTTTTTCCTAGAAATCAGTTTAACAAGGACTATTTAAAAATATGTTCTAATTTAGGTATTACGAGTTTTAGAGGTAATGAAAATGCCAAATACTACAAAGCTGTCCCTGGAGCTGGAGATACTATGGTTAAAAAAATAATTAGAATTGTGGACATGTATTTAAACTTATCGGGTCATAACCTATCAGATTTAGGCACAATTTCAAAGACATTTCCCTACAATATTCCATCAAGCCGATTTTTAAGACCATATAATAGTAAACTTCGCCTTTTCGAGATTCTGCGATTAATTCGCATAAAAAGGAGTATGACTTATGCAGCAAAGAATAGCAAAGTATATCATTTATGGTGGCATCCTCATAACTTTGGACAAAATCAGAAAATGAATTTCAAAATTCTGGAAGCTATATTACAGCATTACCAGTTTTTATCAAGTAAATATAATTTTGAGAGTATGACAATGAACGAGATAACCGCACGCATAGAGAAACTGAAATAA
- a CDS encoding S8 family serine peptidase yields MDYQKPTNNGIRFLSVPLFFFFVSSLTWSQSDKLKTLINKDYDFTKIGKMHVDLEFDYERNRAKTLELAKHNNWKLKETLPGGKKIELQEVGEDGTPIFYETYADDASQVSRANTLHTNGIMELDLDGAGMQVGVWDAGVVRATHQEYDVRAIIADGSEDIDAHATLVTGSIISSGIKKEAKGVAYRANVLSHDWTRDKLEVTEAAANGLLLSNHSYGIKTDRVPDWYFGSYIKVARDWDRIMFNAPYYLMVTAAGNAQHRNDNETPIYGTSRDGFDVLLGFTLAKNGLTVAGANTKIDRNGNLKEADVSAYSSFGPVDDGRIKPDLAGNGSSILSTSSTNNTSYNVSSGTSMAAPGVTGSLLLLQQYNEQLYEAYLKAATLKGLALHTADDVTTKGPDYKMGWGVINVKTAAEVLLNKEFTTHISEETLIEGDTFTMTVEANGNETLMASISWTDPESEFINRGTLNDKTAALVNDLDIRISQDGKTFFPWKLNPAQASAPATQGDNLVDPFERIEIPNAKGSYTIEITHKGAITNGTQDFSLIVSGVAVTQCSVIAPEDITLSDASTEGLHINWGEIVDGLYEVQYKKATDQNWVTDYAGGNTFLLNDLVENQDYVVRLRTFCSQNIASEYTQEYQFKFLGEETVVGPLDNNEVLNLSSEINFSVYPNPAVNQISLNTEVSDTAMYRIISASGIELKLGEAKSAKINVSDLATGIYILQIQDFGVKKSAKFYKN; encoded by the coding sequence ATGGACTACCAAAAACCTACGAACAATGGGATTAGATTTTTAAGCGTCCCATTGTTCTTTTTTTTCGTTTCTTCCTTAACATGGTCACAGTCGGATAAATTAAAGACTCTTATTAATAAGGATTACGACTTTACCAAAATAGGTAAAATGCATGTTGACCTTGAGTTTGACTATGAGCGCAACAGGGCAAAAACTTTGGAACTGGCCAAGCATAATAATTGGAAGCTAAAGGAGACCTTACCTGGCGGAAAAAAAATAGAGCTTCAAGAAGTCGGTGAGGACGGAACTCCTATCTTTTATGAAACTTATGCTGATGATGCCAGTCAAGTATCCAGGGCAAACACACTTCATACCAATGGTATTATGGAATTGGATTTGGACGGAGCAGGAATGCAGGTGGGCGTATGGGATGCCGGGGTTGTTAGAGCTACCCATCAAGAGTACGACGTACGTGCTATCATCGCGGACGGGAGTGAAGATATAGACGCGCACGCTACCTTGGTTACTGGCAGTATCATTTCTTCGGGTATTAAAAAAGAGGCAAAGGGTGTTGCATATAGGGCAAATGTATTATCACATGACTGGACTAGGGATAAATTGGAAGTTACCGAGGCAGCTGCTAACGGACTTTTGCTTTCCAACCACTCCTACGGTATCAAAACGGATAGGGTACCGGATTGGTACTTTGGTTCTTATATCAAAGTAGCGCGGGACTGGGACAGAATAATGTTTAATGCTCCCTACTATTTAATGGTTACCGCTGCAGGTAATGCACAACATAGAAATGATAACGAAACTCCTATATACGGGACCAGTAGAGATGGGTTTGATGTGTTATTGGGTTTTACCTTGGCAAAAAACGGACTTACCGTTGCTGGTGCGAATACCAAGATTGATCGTAATGGAAATTTAAAGGAGGCCGATGTATCTGCCTACAGCAGTTTTGGTCCCGTGGACGATGGTAGAATTAAGCCAGATTTGGCGGGGAACGGTTCTTCAATTCTATCCACATCGTCAACCAACAATACAAGTTATAACGTGTCTTCCGGTACTTCCATGGCAGCCCCGGGCGTCACGGGTTCATTGTTATTGTTACAGCAGTACAACGAGCAGCTTTACGAAGCCTATTTAAAAGCGGCTACGTTAAAGGGACTTGCTTTACATACTGCCGATGATGTTACTACCAAAGGACCTGATTACAAAATGGGATGGGGAGTTATAAATGTTAAGACAGCTGCGGAAGTTTTGTTGAACAAAGAATTCACGACCCATATTTCTGAGGAAACATTGATAGAAGGGGATACTTTTACAATGACGGTAGAGGCGAATGGGAACGAAACATTGATGGCCTCGATCTCTTGGACAGATCCTGAGTCTGAATTCATCAATAGAGGTACACTTAACGACAAAACCGCCGCTCTTGTGAATGATTTGGACATCCGTATCTCCCAAGATGGCAAAACATTTTTTCCATGGAAATTGAACCCCGCTCAAGCCAGTGCACCGGCTACACAAGGAGATAATCTGGTCGATCCTTTTGAACGTATTGAAATACCTAACGCCAAAGGTTCTTATACGATTGAAATTACCCACAAGGGGGCGATTACAAATGGTACTCAAGACTTTTCGTTAATCGTTTCTGGTGTGGCCGTTACCCAGTGTAGTGTAATTGCTCCGGAGGATATTACCCTTAGCGATGCCTCAACCGAAGGGCTTCACATAAATTGGGGAGAAATTGTTGACGGTCTTTACGAAGTACAATACAAAAAGGCAACAGATCAAAATTGGGTAACGGACTATGCCGGGGGCAACACTTTCTTATTAAACGACTTGGTTGAAAATCAAGATTATGTAGTACGACTTAGAACCTTTTGCTCACAGAACATAGCCTCGGAATATACCCAGGAATATCAATTTAAATTTTTAGGAGAAGAAACTGTTGTAGGCCCTTTGGACAACAATGAAGTATTAAACCTTTCTTCGGAAATTAATTTCTCCGTGTACCCTAATCCCGCAGTAAACCAGATTTCCTTAAATACTGAGGTTAGTGATACGGCTATGTATCGGATTATATCCGCCTCTGGAATTGAACTAAAACTTGGTGAAGCCAAGTCGGCAAAAATTAATGTGTCCGATTTAGCTACGGGTATATACATACTACAAATACAGGATTTCGGAGTTAAAAAAAGTGCGAAGTTCTATAAAAATTAA
- a CDS encoding 3'-5' exonuclease codes for MLTKLHLEHILFLDIETVPELEHFKDLDDTKKELWEQKTKYQRKDEFTPEEFYDRGGIWAEFGKIICISVGYFKLVGETKNFRVTSFHGDEAKLLKDFKNLLNGHFSQAKNLLCAHNGKEFDFPYIARRMIIHGISLPYKLDLFGKKPWEVPHLDTMDLWKFGDYKHYTSLKLMARILGIPSPKEDIDGSMVRDVYYKEKDIDRIITYCELDVVTTAQVFLRLRNEALLEESEIKKVMVI; via the coding sequence ATGCTTACCAAACTGCACTTAGAACATATCTTATTCTTGGATATCGAGACCGTACCAGAACTGGAACATTTCAAGGATTTGGACGATACTAAAAAAGAACTGTGGGAACAAAAGACCAAATACCAGCGAAAAGATGAATTTACACCGGAAGAGTTTTATGACCGCGGTGGGATTTGGGCTGAATTTGGGAAAATAATATGTATTTCCGTAGGATATTTTAAGCTTGTCGGAGAAACCAAAAACTTTAGGGTAACCAGTTTTCATGGTGATGAAGCCAAGCTGCTCAAAGATTTTAAAAACCTTTTGAACGGGCATTTTAGTCAGGCCAAAAACTTACTTTGCGCACATAATGGTAAGGAATTTGACTTCCCTTATATTGCCAGAAGAATGATTATTCATGGTATCTCTTTACCCTATAAGCTGGACCTTTTCGGCAAAAAACCATGGGAAGTTCCCCATTTGGACACCATGGATCTGTGGAAGTTTGGAGATTACAAACACTATACTTCTTTAAAGCTTATGGCGCGTATCCTTGGAATCCCTTCCCCAAAAGAAGATATAGATGGCAGCATGGTACGTGATGTTTACTATAAGGAAAAGGATATAGATCGTATCATTACCTACTGTGAACTGGATGTGGTAACCACGGCCCAAGTTTTTCTCAGACTGCGGAACGAGGCACTTTTGGAAGAAAGTGAAATAAAAAAAGTAATGGTAATTTGA
- a CDS encoding formyl transferase: protein MNKRIIMIAGKGSSTFKVYNALNLRFNIEMLIVENNPSTKKFLARRAKRLGYFKVFGQVLFQAIAQKILNMTSKKRIAEITEKYGFDSTPPRREKLVEINSINDNASIELLKELNPDIIIVNGTRIIGKNVLENINATFINTHAGITPKYRGCHGGYWSLVNNDIGHCGVTVHLVDKGIDTGEVIYQALIRPEKKDNFITYTYLQLGEGIKIMKNAISDELAGNLRTISPMTNESKLWHHPTIWFYLYNRICKGIK, encoded by the coding sequence ATGAATAAGAGAATAATAATGATTGCTGGTAAGGGCAGTTCCACATTTAAAGTATACAATGCCTTAAACCTGAGATTTAATATTGAAATGTTAATTGTTGAAAATAATCCAAGCACAAAAAAGTTCCTAGCACGAAGAGCAAAAAGGCTAGGTTATTTCAAGGTATTTGGTCAAGTTTTATTTCAAGCAATAGCTCAGAAAATATTAAATATGACTTCTAAGAAGAGAATAGCTGAGATTACTGAAAAATATGGTTTTGATTCTACACCTCCAAGACGAGAAAAACTTGTTGAAATCAACTCTATAAATGACAATGCTTCAATAGAATTACTTAAGGAATTGAACCCGGATATTATTATAGTTAATGGAACGAGAATCATTGGCAAGAATGTATTGGAAAATATAAATGCAACCTTTATTAATACACATGCAGGTATCACCCCAAAGTATAGAGGATGTCATGGCGGATATTGGTCTTTGGTTAACAATGATATAGGTCATTGTGGAGTAACAGTTCATTTGGTAGACAAAGGAATCGATACAGGAGAAGTCATTTATCAAGCTCTAATTCGGCCTGAAAAAAAGGATAATTTTATTACGTACACTTACTTGCAACTAGGTGAGGGCATTAAAATAATGAAAAATGCGATTAGTGATGAACTAGCTGGAAATTTAAGAACAATTTCTCCAATGACAAATGAGAGTAAACTATGGCATCACCCTACTATTTGGTTCTATTTGTATAATCGTATTTGTAAAGGAATAAAATAA